One genomic segment of Linepithema humile isolate Giens D197 chromosome 5, Lhum_UNIL_v1.0, whole genome shotgun sequence includes these proteins:
- the LOC105675357 gene encoding bromodomain-containing protein 4-like isoform X1 has translation MFPTFIGILDIQSWWEVPSIAHFCSLFRAAFNLLDFDIEDLEEALLTDGGTEGRLLQELIVKLLEGCLPNDTRNDISTFNYQMFLRRLFRKKCQEYKCENPFNTDVDFELLPLRQKVEILRALCDFRLDAEDVEESLSNLDSDSLRVEPLGHDRKNSAYWYFYGTRLYREDYIDTSNSASHKQKSKPRDKKRKKRRNRVAKEEQEKEEKEEASLINSENKRESVWQVVCFTQQDWSRLVEKFRDSEYDTERKLYRTLSEDFMPEIPKLFDLKEKQQRRKLLQRNSSRVLRSQEPTTQMDAVMVRSKIKTKTTKGTKKGTQSSKSSYIKEETTPPLPAPPIQKKGRQTNNSLASAVGQIVIHTRDEVEDLEKKKGVGNHGDGNYVSCNYGYKYGYSFGIEEEERCVGMHKVLESVKDHVDAWPFTDPVDEDYAPRYYSVVRRPMDLSTMEEKLEGGSYKSISQFKRDFRLIVDNCRQYNGSDNEYTEMAVNLKEAFDKAVSRYLESETSSDEDLTSPRSLDGTSTSPSYPSRHLSSSHHNARKRSKKSTKKSKSYKPESKAKSKNNEKVDEDEKRSKSIKVAKKKRGKKKGKKAREEELDEDEEEEEQEDQESEDAISETSIVASKRRKNVDVNSLLRSKKLSKESEELKTSNKKTSRERHQPRKDSEIVRSAKETKENKKRKEDFEEDYEPPVIAKSKSRKIEKKELEETGILTDNTKKSKLKKMEVEESDTVFEEDKKQSSHVKAKKNRKKEKTSLKTATKADEKSDKNHAKQKDKKSKQKNAELKNGELKSQMDPKDVELESALDSKHTHTSKKLSAFIGNKDVDSLDSLKDKISDRKREEKLKNEKEKQRKAMKNDAQGVYSKKVPSNSNAFHENDKDVAKRSKSKKGAKEDKAMDDTIKKQDTEIGENKKAHAKHTKGLGAEDNAIQALNEATEKTLHDINKWLDDAPKVAEFSSGSDSPVLHTSSIESNRSKVETARKRPSSMKIFGPHGPSRPKKIQRTIDRLQPGKSKGNLLLKKPLNLPNANANDSTVHATNDNDQSSKDLDEEPKLSLGTVLKNVDSIQLICKSLVSSPNPNFSNDEEEDHALSPSQTSNVKEEKTLNAKGAAKASSAVEEKEAASATEEAQKPKSATPNLSAWFKAFGAPKSKKKDEEVEEAAATKKDSDIQEVFSGRQRRLSTGGSSVSESVSSFSQESPPAPRAARSPQCQPAITPTEPIRGAGFYQDALSTGSSPYNSPYYATPPRYSAQLPPTPSPQNHPLSPAYPSSYNEQQQQQPPPPPPPPPAPPPPPPLPPPPPSSTAYPSVHAQPPHQSPYQKSSPQENPNEAFPQMSPQHFPQQLPANSQNQSPVYPQHSPQPMQPAYPQPSPQTPPSNYSQTSPQQPPTPNYSQPSPQQNVVANYSQPSPQAVANYPQASPQQQQQHSPFSQTSPQTPPNYSQPSPQQHSPYAQSSPQQPAGYGRLSPQPPAANYSQSSPQPPAAYSQPSPQPPSFSPQPSPQTRPANYSQSSPQPLSPYQAPQLARNYSQSPHQPIQTFSQHSPQASSSPVFEPSPQSSPYSQTSPQSLTNYSQPSPQQPATYSHPLHSPQTPPNYSQLSPQQAAGTTSATAANYSQPSPQQTRTYPQSSPQRKSTCNSVQPPQQSPSYSQPSPQQTTAYPQLQPSKGSDEYPVVTTTSANYTADFKQNPVYSQSQVEQSPTVSSSVNESEHRTEYLKSSAKLASGDQQRSFPVQSESSLSLNTNHQIYQSPNQYPPTYPNPGFPNVELPRSASRHGSQQQQQTQQQSTPQESRSGFAEIQPRGYLGKAPSAEQLPTPTDQTQLLAFQQNLTAAHESALYSGGFQPSSYSLPPPNSRPVYPSPHYFDTGSKSTSGGSGASSNSAGNPPPMKKRAYEPSSGGESSTRGLQESAVARSGQEQFPSFDPMMALPQSDGVSVSQFDGTSFVGSLADSMATNPAYARLGLSLVGRTPSKEQQQLLTIPRPPPTAKPDHLAAYGRGAASGATELEQLNLLQSLQNAAVAAKNSQGILAISRRAGESDARAASIAATAPTSTVSKKRGRKSKHPQQQEQQSASITATTVTTTTDQQQAAGIFPQYATASAASADPIGALKVPPPAGSAFNFATSTSSASTGHAPPFTYDKDATAAATFAFLTDEFRNPTSYYNMALRQQQQQQQQQQQQQQQHQQQQQQQQPVNSQQAACNKLGNQAPPPPRNYPPPHPFLHSAAAAAAAQRSAAAYVPSVPYVTSHGTNLTVDPAAYQQYIHSLYALQPPPPHHHRPSWL, from the exons ATGTTTCCTACCTTCATCGGCATCCTAG acatTCAATCGTGGTGGGAGGTGCCAAGTATAGCACACTTTTGCTCATTATTTAGAGCTGCCTTCAATCTTCTGGATTTTGATATTGAG GATTTAGAAGAAGCTTTATTGACAGACGGTGGTACCGAAGGACGACTGCTTCAGGAGTTGATAGTGAAGTTGTTGGAAGGTTGCTTGCCAAATGATACCCGCAATGACATCTCCACATTTAATTATCAGATGTTTCTGCGTAGACTTTTTCGGAAAAAATGTCAA gAATACAAGTGCGAAAATCCTTTCAATACAGACGTAGATTTTGAGTTGTTACCGCTCCGTCAAAAAGTAGAAATACTACGTGCGCTCTGCGACTTCAGGCTAGACGCCGAAGACGTA GAGGAATCGTTAAGTAATTTGGACTCGGATAGCCTGCGAGTCGAACCTTTGGGACATGATCGTAAGAATTCTGCCTACTGGTACTTCTACGGCACTCGATTGTACCGGGAGGATTACATTGATACTTCTAACAGTGCCTCACACAAGCAGAAAAGTAAACCCAGAGACAAAAAGCGTAAGAAACGACGGAACAGAGTGGCGAAGGAGGAACAGGAAAAGGAAGAGAAGGAGGAAGCTAGTTTAATAAATAGTGAGAACAAGAGAGAAAGCGTTTGGCAAGTTGTCTGTTTCACTCAGCAAGATTGGAGCAGATTAGTTGAAAAATTTCGCGATTCg GAATACGACACCGAGCGTAAACTTTATCGTACATTATCAGAGGACTTTATGCCGGAAATACCGAAACTGTTCGATCTGAAGGAGAAACAGCAACGACGTAAACTATTACAACGTAATAGCTCTCGGGTGCTTCGCAGTCAGGAACCTACGACGCAGATGGATGCAGTCATGGTCAGATCCAAGATTAAAACCAAAACGACCAAAGGGACTAAAAAGGGGACGCAGAGCTCGAAATCCTCTTATATTAAGGAAGAGACCACTCCGCCGTTACCGGCTCCGCCGATCCAGAAGAAGGGACGACAAACGAACAATTCTTTGGCCTCGGCCGTCGGTCAGATCGTAATTCACACCAGAGACGAGGTGGAGGACTTGGAGAAGAAGAAGGGTGTCGGTAATCATGGCGACGGTAATTACGTATCTTGCAATTACGGGTACAAATACGGCTACTCATTCGGAATCGAAGAGGAGGAACGTTGTGTCGGAATGCACAAAGTTCTCGAAAGCGTCAAGGATCATGTCGACGCTTGGCCGTTCACCGATCCTGTGGATGAGGACTATGCGCCAAG GTACTACAGTGTGGTGCGCAGACCTATGGATCTCAGCACTATGGAAGAGAAATTGGAAGGCGGCTCGTATAAAAGTATAAGTCAGTTTAAGCGAGATTTTCGACTTATCGTTGACAATTGTAGGCAATATAATGGCTCGGATAACG AATATACGGAAATGGCGGTTAATCTTAAGGAAGCGTTTGACAAAGCCGTGAGTCGGTATTTGGAGTCGGAGACATCCAGTGATGAGGATCTCACATCTCCTCGCTCGTTAGACGGTACATCCACATCGCCATCGTATCCTTCACGTCATTTATCTTCTTCGCATCATAACGCACGTAAACGTTCGAAAAAATCGACCAAAAAATCCAAGTCTTATAAGCCAGAAAGTAAAGCAAAATCTAAGAATAATGAGAAAGTGGATGAAGatgaaaaaagaagtaaaagcATTAAAGTAGCgaaaaagaagagagggaAGAAAAAAGGCAAAAAGGCAAGAGAGGAAGAATTGGACGAAGatgaggaagaggaagaacaGGAAGATCAAGAAAGCGAAGATGCGATATCCGAGACAAGTATCGTAGCAtcgaaaagaagaaaaaatgttgatgTAAATAGTTTACTTAGAAGCAAAAAGCTGTCTAAGGAATCGGAAGAATTAAAGACgtctaataaaaaaacaagtagagAGCGACATCAACCGAGGAAAGATTCGGAAATTGTACGATCTGCGAAAGAAACGAAGGAGAACAAAAAGCGAAAAGAGGATTTCGAGGAAGATTATGAACCCCCGGTAATCGCGAAAAGTAAAAGTaggaaaatagaaaagaagGAGCTTGAAGAAACTGGAATATTGACGGACAATACGAAAAagagcaaattaaaaaagatggaAGTGGAAGAAAGCGATACAGTATTCGAGGAAGACAAGAAACAATCTTCCCACGTTAAAGCGAAGAAAAATCGTAAGAAGGAGAAGACGAGTTTAAAGACTGCAACAAAGGCTGACGAGAAATCCGACAAGAATCACGCTAAGCAAAAAGATAAGAAATCAAAACAGAAGAACGCAGAATTGAAGAACGGCGAATTAAAAAGTCAAATGGATCCCAAAGATGTAGAATTAGAAAGCGCTTTAGATTCAAAGCATACTCACACTTCCAAGAAACTCTCTGCGTTTATCGGTAATAAGGATGTAGACTCGCTTGATAGTTTAAAGGATAAGATAAGTGATAGGAAACGCGAGGAAAAATTGAAGAACGAAAAGGAGAAGCAGAGGAAAGCGATGAAAAATGACGCTCAGGGTGTCTATTCAAAAAAAGTGCCTTCAAACAGTAATGCTTTCCATGAGAATGACAAGGATGTTGCAAAGCGATCCAAGTCGAAGAAAGGTGCGAAGGAAGATAAGGCTATGGATGACACGATTAAGAAACAGGATACGGAAATCGGCGAGAATAAGAAAGCTCATGCTAAACATACCAAAGGATTAGGAGCGGAAGATAATGCCATTCAAGCGTTAAACGAAGCTACGGAGAAGACACTTCAT GACATTAACAAGTGGCTTGACGACGCTCCCAAAGTCGCGGAATTCTCCTCTGGCAGCGACTCTCCGGTGCTTCACACTTCTTCCATTGAATCCAATCGGTCGAAGGTAGAGACCGCGCGAAAGAGACCGAGCTCCATGAAAATATTTGGTCCTCACGGGCCGAGTCGACCGAAGAAGATACAACGCACGATCGACCGTTTGCAGCCTGGCAAGAGCAAGGGAAATTTACTTCTGAAGAAGCCGCTCAATTTACCTAACGCCAACGCCAATGACTCCACGGTTCACGCTACCAACGACAATGATCAATCGAGCAAGGATCTCGACGAGGAACCGAAGCTCAGCTTGGGCACTGTGCTGAAAAACGTAGATTCCATTCAATTGATCTGCAAGAGTTTAGTATCGTCGCCTAATCCGAATTTTTCAAACGACGAGGAAGAGGATCACGCGCTTAGCCCATCTCAAACGTCCAACGTTAAAGAGGAGAAAACTCTGAATGCCAAGGGAGCCGCTAAAGCATCGAGCGCAGTGGAGGAGAAGGAAGCAGCTTCCGCTACGGAGGAAGCACAGAAACCAAAATCCGCCACGCCGAATCTGAGTGCCTGGTTCAAAGCTTTCGGAGCGCCAAAATCAAAAAAGAAGGACGAGGAAGTGGAAGAGGCGGCGGCAACGAAGAAGGACAGCGATATACAGGAAGTGTTTAGCGGCCGGCAACGACGGTTGAGCACCGGTGGTAGCAGTGTCAGTGAATCGGTGTCCAGTTTCTCTCAGGAATCTCCACCGGCGCCGCGCGCGGCTCGCTCTCCGCAATGCCAGCCCGCGATCACGCCGACCGAGCCGATAAGAGGCGCGGGATTTTATCAAGACGCGTTGTCGACCGGTAGCAGCCCTTACAACAGTCCGTATTACGCTACGCCGCCGAGATATAGCGCGCAATTGCCGCCTACGCCGTCCCCGCAAAATCATCCTCTGTCTCCGGCTTATCCGTCGTCCTACAAcgagcaacagcagcaacaaccgccaccaccaccaccaccaccaccagcaccaccaccaccaccaccactaccaccaccaccaccatcatCAACCGCCTATCCTTCGGTGCACGCGCAACCGCCGCATCAATCGCCGTACCAGAAATCCTCGCCTCAGGAGAATCCCAACGAAGCGTTTCCGCAGATGTCGCCGCAACACTTCCCGCAGCAATTGCCCGCCAACAGTCAGAATCAGTCTCCCGTCTATCCGCAACACTCTCCGCAACCGATGCAGCCGGCTTATCCGCAGCCATCGCCTCAGACACCGCCGTCAAATTACTCGCAGACCTCGCCGCAACAGCCGCCCACTCCGAATTACTCGCAGCCGTCTCCGCAACAGAACGTGGTGGCCAATTATTCTCAACCTTCTCCGCAGGCGGTGGCCAATTATCCGCAAGCTTCTccgcagcaacagcagcaacactCCCCTTTCTCGCAGACTTCGCCTCAAACGCCACCGAATTACTCGCAGCCGTCGCCGCAGCAACATTCTCCGTACGCGCAATCCTCTCCTCAGCAACCCGCCGGCTACGGCCGGCTCTCGCCGCAACCACCAGCCGCGAATTACTCTCAGTCATCGCCTCAGCCACCCGCTGCGTACTCGCAGCCGTCTCCGCAACCGCCGAGCTTCTCCCCTCAGCCGTCGCCGCAAACACGCCCCGCCAATTACTCGCAATCGTCGCCGCAACCGCTGAGCCCGTACCAGGCTCCGCAGCTCGCTCGGAATTACTCTCAATCGCCACACCAGCCGATCCAGACCTTCTCCCAGCACTCGCCGCAAGCGTCGTCGTCTCCGGTCTTCGAGCCATCGCCGCAAAGCAGCCCGTATTCGCAAACGTCGCCTCAATCGCTGACCAATTACTCGCAGCCGTCGCCTCAGCAACCGGCTACGTATTCGCACCCTCTGCACTCGCCGCAGACGCCGCCCAATTACTCGCAACTCTCGCCGCAACAAGCGGCCGGAACGACGTCAGCGACGGCTGCGAATTACTCGCAACCGTCGCCGCAACAGACCCGCACCTATCCGCAATCGTCGCCGCAACGAAAGTCCACTTGCAACTCCGTGCAACCGCCGCAACAATCGCCCAGCTACTCGCAACCCTCTCCGCAGCAGACCACCGCTTACCCTCAGCTTCAACCGTCCAAGGGCTCGGACGAGTACCCCGTGGTCACAACCACATCTGCCAACTACACCGCGGACTTCAAGCAGAATCCTGTGTACAGTCAGTCGCAAGTTGAACAGTCGCCTACGGTATCGTCGTCGGTGAACGAATCTGAACATCGAACGGAATACTTGAAGTCGAGCGCGAAACTCGCAAGTGGCGATCAGCAGAGGAGCTTCCCCGTGCAGTCGGAATCGTCGTTGAGTCTGAACACGAATCATCAGATCTATCAGTCGCCGAATCAATATCCGCCGACGTATCCGAATCCCGGTTTCCCCAATGTCGAATTGCCGAGATCCGCTTCGAGGCACGGCAgtcagcagcaacagcagacGCAACAGCAATCCACGCCGCAAGAATCGCGGTCCGGTTTCGCGGAGATCCAGCCGCGCGGTTACCTCGGTAAAGCACCGTCCGCGGAACAATTGCCCACGCCCACGGATCAGACTCAGTTGTTGGCGTTCCAACAGAACTTAACCGCGGCGCACGAGTCGGCCCTTTACTCAGGCGGCTTCCAGCCATCCAGCTACTCGTTACCACCGCCAAACTCGAGGCCGGTGTATCCTAGTCCGCACTACTTCGACACCGGCTCCAAGTCTACCAGTGGTGGTAGCGGTGCGTCGAGCAATTCCGCCGGCAATCCACCGCCGATGAAGAAGCGTGCGTACGAGCCGTCGTCGGGCGGCGAATCGAGCACACGCGGTCTGCAGGAAAGCGCAGTGGCGCGTTCCGGTCAGGAACAATTCCCGAGCTTCGACCCGATGATGGCGCTTCCGCAGTCGGACGGCGTTTCGGTCAGTCAGTTCGACGGCACGTCGTTCGTTGGCAGTCTCGCCGATAGCATGGCGACCAATCCGGCGTACGCGCGACTGGGCCTCAGTCTGGTAGGTCGAACACCGAGCAAGGAGCAGCAGCAACTGCTGACGATTCCTCGACCGCCGCCCACAGCGAAGCCGGACCACCTCGCCGCTTACGGGCGTGGCGCCGCGTCCGGTGCAACCGAACTTGAGCAGCTTAATTTGTTGCAGAGCTTGCAAAATGCAGCGGTAGCGGCGAAGAACAGTCAGGGCATCCTCGCGATATCGCGACGAGCCGGCGAGAGCGATGCGCGGGCGGCATCCATCGCCGCGACGGCACCTACGTCGACGGTGTCGAAGAAGAGAGGCCGAAAGAGTAAGCATCCGCAGCAACAGGAGCAACAGAGCGCGTCTATCACGGCGACAACCGTGACGACGACCACCGATCAGCAACAAGCGGCGGGTATATTCCCGCAATACGCGACAGCGTCCGCTGCGTCTGCGGATCCTATCGGCGCTCTGAAGGTACCACCGCCTGCCGGAAGTGCCTTCAACTTCGCCACGTCCACCAGCAGCGCGAGCACCGGCCACGCGCCGCCATTCACCTACGACAAGGACGCTACTGCGGCGGCCACGTTCGCCTTTCTGACGGACGAATTCCGCAATCCGACCAGCTACTACAACATGGCTCTGcgacagcagcagcagcagcagcagcagcaacagcagcagcagcagcagcatcagcagcagcaacagcagcagcagccggtGAACAGCCAGCAAGCCGCCTGCAACAAACTCGGCAATCaagcgccgccgccgccgaggAATTACCCTCCGCCACACCCGTTTCTTCATtcggccgccgccgctgcgGCCGCCCAGAGATCGGCCGCGGCTTACGTCCCGTCAGTCCCCTATGTGACGTCTCACGGGACTAATCTGACGGTCGACCCGGCCGCCTATCAGCAGTACATCCACTCGCTCTACGCTCTCcaaccgccgccgccgcatcACCACAGACCGTCCTGGCTCTAG